One part of the Humulus lupulus chromosome 9, drHumLupu1.1, whole genome shotgun sequence genome encodes these proteins:
- the LOC133801445 gene encoding metallothionein-like protein type 2, whose translation MSCCGGNCGCGSGCQCGSGCGGCKMYPDFSYMEKTTSETLIIGVAPAKPQLEGSEMSEGAENGCKCGDNCKCDPCTCK comes from the exons ATGTCTTGCTGTGGAGGAAACTGTGGCTGTGGATCTGGTTGCCAGTGCGGAAGCGGCTGTGGAGG GTGCAAGATGTACCCCGACTTCAGTTACATGGAGAAAACCACGTCCGAGACTCTCATCATCGGTGTTGCACCGGCGAAGCC aCAATTGGAGGGGTCTGAGATGAGCGAGGGAGCAGAGAACGGATGCAAGTGCGGAGACAACTGCAAGTGCGATCCATGCACTTGTAAATGA
- the LOC133801446 gene encoding uncharacterized protein LOC133801446 isoform X1, whose protein sequence is MGKNLRQKGSIISLRSSNENEGGHAWGLLHIIKYHHWRRVKNKLTHKTPSPVENHVELPSSNPNKQEQDDGHVYKPIVEERSRDSSPRKSNSVKSRIKSFLAEEMNHKKGRHHRSSSCPVRSHLTRTDSIHHSQLPYLEPLIKKLELDGERNSEIYSASNELNPMAIQSSDSSEEFSARVVIDQPQHGHFDENPTFLQGELENATAFMLKQKSTHERKCSVDALASHPKEYLDALDIISVNRELVMKILQDPGSPLAHHFSNHQALSAKRGLDKCETFPSSGSLGKRGLEPSRLKNMQKVDCTTQGVAKRSHNPSPASAEQRKNHGETHAVVKHFKTLKQKIKHVIREGRKERHIISMDAIIHKIPHGQNVEEEIDNKLNSLANYEEGKDIDGTGYETDISVSSLDKNKERRRQMRRASSLTESLDRYCQLYETSFNREAKHQTAEGLKMKLKEEGSPISVPKYLARIYSLPDLNSFLDHEESSDALTSSEVQDNSAMDHNVSTSSYDEPKSLDVPIGTEDQLHLNDDHMAKSVISKSSVETGAVNFVTDDELGLTSISNIEEYNQLCSHMHDYGSLTLEESGKEPILVDEPANLVEDKELDMVAPQGSESAKTQETLDKQVMEEISHLKVNAKDKAEFSYVRDVLELSGFSSNALLGTWHSDDQPVDPSVYEEVEGSLVVDPNTCANEDIESDHMLLFDIINEVLIETYAKSYSYCPFPLSCVSHMSPMPAGPHVLREVWSLISWYLSFKPEVGQSLDYVVGRDLAKSHGWMNLQFDTECVGLELEDLIFEDLLEEAILGFDLVSP, encoded by the exons ATGGGGAAGAACTTGAGACAAAAAGGTTCAATCATATCTTTAAGATCGAGTAACGAGAATGAAGGAGGACATGCATGGGGTTTACTTCATATCATCAAATATCATCACTGGCGTCGTGTTAAGAACAAGCTCACTCATAAAACCCCTTCTCCtgttg AAAATCATGTAGAGTTGCCAAGTTCTAATCCTAACAAGCAAGAACAAGATGATGGGCATGTGTATAAACCTATT GTTGAAGAGAGAAGTAGAGATTCCTCTCCAAGAAAGAGCAATTCTGTCAAATCTCGAATAAAGTCATTTCTTGCTGAAGAGATGAATCATAAAAAGGGCAGGCATCATAGGAGTTCATCCTGTCCTGTAAGATCACATTTGACAAGAACAGATTCCATTCACCATTCACAACTTCCTTATTTGGAACCACTTATCAAAAAGTTGGAGTTAGATGGTGAGCGAAATAGCGAAATCTATTCTGCTTCCAATGAGCTAAATCCAATGGCAATACAAAGTAGTGATTCCAGTGAAGAATTCAGTGCCAGGGTTGTTATTGATCAACCACAACATGGCCACTTTGATGAGAATCCAACTTTTCTCCAGGGAGAGTTGGAGAATGCCACAGCATTTATGTTGAAACAGAAGTCTACACATGAAAGAAAATGCAGTGTGGATGCTTTGGCTAGCCATCCCAAAGAGTATTTAGATGCCTTGGATATAATCAGTGTAAACAGGGAGTTGGTGATGAAAATTTTGCAGGATCCAGGGTCTCCTTTGGCTCACCACTTTAGTAATCACCAAGCACTGAGCGCGAAGCGAGGACTAGACAAGTGTGAGACATTCCCATCATCTGGATCATTAGGAAAAAGAGGTTTAGAACCTAGCAGACTCAAAAATATGCAGAAGGTTGATTGCACAACACAAGGAGTTGCCAAAAGGTCTCATAATCCTTCTCCAGCTTCTGCTGAACAGCGAAAGAACCATGGTGAGACTCATGCTGTTGTTAAGCATTTCAAGACTCTTAAACAGAAGATTAAGCATGTAATCAGAGAAGGAAGAAAAGAGAGACATATCATTAGTATGGACGCCATCATCCATAAGATTCCACATGGACAAAATGTGGAGGAGGAGATTGATAATAAACTTAATAGTTTGGCAAATTATGAAGAAGGTAAAGACATTGATGGTACTGGTTATGAAACTGATATTTCAGTTTCTTCCCTTGACAAAAATAAAGAAAGGCGGCGCCAAATGAGAAGAGCCTCATCTCTCACCGAATCATTGGATCGCTATTGCCAGTTGTATGAGACTAGTTTCAACCGAGAAGCTAAACACCAAACCGCTGAAGGATTGAAAATGAAATTAAAAGAAGAAGGTTCCCCTATTAGTGTGCCAAAGTACTTGGCCAGGATTTACTCCTTACCTGACCTAAATTCTTTTCTTGATCATGAGGAATCTTCTGATGCTTTGACCTCCTCAGAAGTGCAAGACAACAGTGCCATGGATCACAATGTTAGCACAAGTAGTTATGATGAACCAAAAAGTCTTGATGTTCCAATAGGCACTGAAGATCAGTTGCATCTGAATGATGATCATATGGCGAAGAGCGTTATTTCTAAATCTTCGGTTGAGACTGGTGCAGTAAATTTTGTTACAGATGATGAGCTGGGGTTAACATCAATATCAAATATTGAAGAATATAATCAGTTGTGTtctcatatgcatgattatggaAGCTTGACATTAGAAG AATCAGGAAAAGAGCCAATACTTGTTGATGAACCAGCTAACTTGGTCGAGGACAAGGAGCTTGACATGGTTGCACCTCAAGGGTCTGAAAGTGCAAAAACACAAGAAACACTTGACAAACAGGTAATGGAAGAAATTTCCCATCTTAAAGTGAATGCAAAAGACAAAGCTGAGTTCAGTTATGTGAGAGATGTACTTGAACTATCTGGGTTCAGTAGCAATGCATTGCTTGGAACTTGGCACTCTGATGATCAACCAGTTGATCCTTCAGTTTATGAAGAAGTAGAGGGTTCCTTGGTGGTTGATCCCAACACTTGTGCAAACGAAGATATTGAAAGTGATCACATGCTATTATTTGATATAATAAATGAGGTTTTGATTGAGACATATGCAAAGTCATACAGTTACTGTCCATTTCCACTGTCTTGTGTTTCACACATGAGTCCAATGCCAGCAGGGCCACATGTTCTGAGAGAAGTGTGGTCCCTTATAAGTTGGTACTTGAGCTTCAAGCCAGAGGTTGGCCAATCACTAGATTATGTTGTGGGACGTGACTTAGCAAAAAGTCATGGGTGGATGAACCTTCAATTTGACACAGAGTGTGTTGGTCTTGAGCTAGAAGACTTGATTTTTGAAGATCTCCTAGAGGAAGCCATATTGGGCTTCGACTTAGTTAGTCCATGA
- the LOC133801446 gene encoding uncharacterized protein LOC133801446 isoform X2: MNHKKGRHHRSSSCPVRSHLTRTDSIHHSQLPYLEPLIKKLELDGERNSEIYSASNELNPMAIQSSDSSEEFSARVVIDQPQHGHFDENPTFLQGELENATAFMLKQKSTHERKCSVDALASHPKEYLDALDIISVNRELVMKILQDPGSPLAHHFSNHQALSAKRGLDKCETFPSSGSLGKRGLEPSRLKNMQKVDCTTQGVAKRSHNPSPASAEQRKNHGETHAVVKHFKTLKQKIKHVIREGRKERHIISMDAIIHKIPHGQNVEEEIDNKLNSLANYEEGKDIDGTGYETDISVSSLDKNKERRRQMRRASSLTESLDRYCQLYETSFNREAKHQTAEGLKMKLKEEGSPISVPKYLARIYSLPDLNSFLDHEESSDALTSSEVQDNSAMDHNVSTSSYDEPKSLDVPIGTEDQLHLNDDHMAKSVISKSSVETGAVNFVTDDELGLTSISNIEEYNQLCSHMHDYGSLTLEESGKEPILVDEPANLVEDKELDMVAPQGSESAKTQETLDKQVMEEISHLKVNAKDKAEFSYVRDVLELSGFSSNALLGTWHSDDQPVDPSVYEEVEGSLVVDPNTCANEDIESDHMLLFDIINEVLIETYAKSYSYCPFPLSCVSHMSPMPAGPHVLREVWSLISWYLSFKPEVGQSLDYVVGRDLAKSHGWMNLQFDTECVGLELEDLIFEDLLEEAILGFDLVSP, translated from the exons ATGAATCATAAAAAGGGCAGGCATCATAGGAGTTCATCCTGTCCTGTAAGATCACATTTGACAAGAACAGATTCCATTCACCATTCACAACTTCCTTATTTGGAACCACTTATCAAAAAGTTGGAGTTAGATGGTGAGCGAAATAGCGAAATCTATTCTGCTTCCAATGAGCTAAATCCAATGGCAATACAAAGTAGTGATTCCAGTGAAGAATTCAGTGCCAGGGTTGTTATTGATCAACCACAACATGGCCACTTTGATGAGAATCCAACTTTTCTCCAGGGAGAGTTGGAGAATGCCACAGCATTTATGTTGAAACAGAAGTCTACACATGAAAGAAAATGCAGTGTGGATGCTTTGGCTAGCCATCCCAAAGAGTATTTAGATGCCTTGGATATAATCAGTGTAAACAGGGAGTTGGTGATGAAAATTTTGCAGGATCCAGGGTCTCCTTTGGCTCACCACTTTAGTAATCACCAAGCACTGAGCGCGAAGCGAGGACTAGACAAGTGTGAGACATTCCCATCATCTGGATCATTAGGAAAAAGAGGTTTAGAACCTAGCAGACTCAAAAATATGCAGAAGGTTGATTGCACAACACAAGGAGTTGCCAAAAGGTCTCATAATCCTTCTCCAGCTTCTGCTGAACAGCGAAAGAACCATGGTGAGACTCATGCTGTTGTTAAGCATTTCAAGACTCTTAAACAGAAGATTAAGCATGTAATCAGAGAAGGAAGAAAAGAGAGACATATCATTAGTATGGACGCCATCATCCATAAGATTCCACATGGACAAAATGTGGAGGAGGAGATTGATAATAAACTTAATAGTTTGGCAAATTATGAAGAAGGTAAAGACATTGATGGTACTGGTTATGAAACTGATATTTCAGTTTCTTCCCTTGACAAAAATAAAGAAAGGCGGCGCCAAATGAGAAGAGCCTCATCTCTCACCGAATCATTGGATCGCTATTGCCAGTTGTATGAGACTAGTTTCAACCGAGAAGCTAAACACCAAACCGCTGAAGGATTGAAAATGAAATTAAAAGAAGAAGGTTCCCCTATTAGTGTGCCAAAGTACTTGGCCAGGATTTACTCCTTACCTGACCTAAATTCTTTTCTTGATCATGAGGAATCTTCTGATGCTTTGACCTCCTCAGAAGTGCAAGACAACAGTGCCATGGATCACAATGTTAGCACAAGTAGTTATGATGAACCAAAAAGTCTTGATGTTCCAATAGGCACTGAAGATCAGTTGCATCTGAATGATGATCATATGGCGAAGAGCGTTATTTCTAAATCTTCGGTTGAGACTGGTGCAGTAAATTTTGTTACAGATGATGAGCTGGGGTTAACATCAATATCAAATATTGAAGAATATAATCAGTTGTGTtctcatatgcatgattatggaAGCTTGACATTAGAAG AATCAGGAAAAGAGCCAATACTTGTTGATGAACCAGCTAACTTGGTCGAGGACAAGGAGCTTGACATGGTTGCACCTCAAGGGTCTGAAAGTGCAAAAACACAAGAAACACTTGACAAACAGGTAATGGAAGAAATTTCCCATCTTAAAGTGAATGCAAAAGACAAAGCTGAGTTCAGTTATGTGAGAGATGTACTTGAACTATCTGGGTTCAGTAGCAATGCATTGCTTGGAACTTGGCACTCTGATGATCAACCAGTTGATCCTTCAGTTTATGAAGAAGTAGAGGGTTCCTTGGTGGTTGATCCCAACACTTGTGCAAACGAAGATATTGAAAGTGATCACATGCTATTATTTGATATAATAAATGAGGTTTTGATTGAGACATATGCAAAGTCATACAGTTACTGTCCATTTCCACTGTCTTGTGTTTCACACATGAGTCCAATGCCAGCAGGGCCACATGTTCTGAGAGAAGTGTGGTCCCTTATAAGTTGGTACTTGAGCTTCAAGCCAGAGGTTGGCCAATCACTAGATTATGTTGTGGGACGTGACTTAGCAAAAAGTCATGGGTGGATGAACCTTCAATTTGACACAGAGTGTGTTGGTCTTGAGCTAGAAGACTTGATTTTTGAAGATCTCCTAGAGGAAGCCATATTGGGCTTCGACTTAGTTAGTCCATGA
- the LOC133801449 gene encoding pectin acetylesterase 5-like, translated as MATNHKVRVLVWLRRWSKRDWAIAISVFAVIIFALTLTLSLNSFSDDSYSPSPVDSTADDIVDLTLLRKAKSRGALCLDGSVPGYHFRKGFGSGSEKWLLHVEGGGWCDTTESCSFRAGTPLGSSNYMERRISFSGILSSDPLQNPDFFNWNKVKLRYCDGASFAGHPETELKTGNNLFFRGQLIWEALMDELLSVGMSRAKQALLSGCSAGGLATLIHCDDFRQLFPKDVAVKCLADAGFFLDEKDVLGNYTMRSFYHNVFTLQSLAKSLPKECVEKMEEPSECLFPHEIIKNIKTPVFLVSPAYDWWQIQNVLIPGTSDPHGYWKKCRRSILKCDPSQIEILDGFRKSFLRTLSDFQKKTDGGMFINSCFAHCQTWLTETWHSFNSPRLNNKTIAESVGDWYFNKRVVKQVDCPYPCDPTCIHVDFS; from the exons ATGGCGACCAATCATAAAGTTCGAGTTCTGGTTTGGTTGAGAAGATGGTCAAAGAGGGATTGGGCAATTGCAATTTCCGTTTTCGCAGTCATCATCTTcgctctcactctcactctctcctTGAACTCTTTCTCCGACGATTCCTATTCTCCGTCTCCGGTCGATTCCACCGCCGACGATATCGTTGACTTGACCCTCTTGCGCAAAGCCAAGTCTAGAGGCGCCC TTTGTTTAGATGGGAGTGTGCCTGGTTATCATTTCCGAAAGGGTTTTGGATCTGGGTCTGAAAAATGGCTTCTTCACGTCGAG GGTGGAGGTTGGTGCGATACTACAGAATCGTGTTCTTTCCGTGCGGGGACCCCATTGGGCTCTTCCAACTATATGGAACGTCGAATTTCCTTTTCTGGGATTTTGAGCAGTGACCCATTGCAGAATCCTG ATTTTTTCAACTGGAATAAGGTCAAGTTACGATATTGTGATGGTGCATCCTTTGCTGGCCACCCCGAGACTGAGCTGAAA ACTGGGAATAATCTTTTCTTTAGAGGCCAACTTATATGGGAAGCACTTATGGATGAACTGTTATCAGTTGGCATGTCTAGAGCAAAACAG GCTCTTCTTTCAGGATGTTCTGCTGGTGGGCTGGCTACTCTTATACATTGTGACGATTTTCGCCAACTTTTTCCAAAAGATGTAGCAGTGAAGTGTCTTGCTGATGCAGGTTTTTTCCTTGATGA GAAGGATGTTCTTGGAAACTATACCATGAGATCTTTTTATCATAATGTCTTCACCCTTCAG AGTTTAGCAAAAAGCTTGCCGAAGGAATGTGTCGAAAAGATGGAGGAACCATCAGAA TGCCTCTTTCCACACGAAAttatcaagaacataaaaacaCCAGTGTTCCTTGTCAGCCCAGCTTATGACTGGTGGCAG ATACAAAATGTCTTGATACCAGGTACATCAGATCCCCATGGCTACTGGAAGAAATGCAGACGAAGCATTCTTAAGTGTGATCCTAGCCAGATTGAAATACTAGACG GTTTCAGAAAGTCATTTTTGAGGACCCTGAGTGATTTCCAGAAAAAAACGGATGGGGGAATGTTTATAAATTCCTGTTTTGCTCATTGCCAGACATGGTTGACTGAGACATGGCATTCATTTAATTCTCCTAGATTAAACAATAAG ACCATTGCGGAATCTGTTGGTGAttggtacttcaacaaaagagtggTGAAACAAGTTGATTGTCCATATCCATGTGATCCCACCTGCATTCATGTGGACTTTTCATGA
- the LOC133801447 gene encoding dol-P-Glc:Glc(2)Man(9)GlcNAc(2)-PP-Dol alpha-1,2-glucosyltransferase — MGRVAVAVMVSLWVIPISILVNRIVPEPYMDEIFHIPQAQQYCKGNFRSWDPMITTPPGLYYLSLAHVTSLFPGLSYLNGASSIFEVCSPVILRSVNGVLAVICSILLYEIITLLRPALDDRKATFYAVVLSMYPLHWFFTFLYYTDVASLTAVLAMYLACLRKNYWFSGLLGALAVVIRQTNIIWMLFVASSEVINITLGQQRDKVDIDDASVSIRKNGQQAPENNAILSSNLRKRKISSKVDTSAQSTHTTSASSRISTSGLVDDIIAVCLTSLRMKKKLFVGFAPFIIVLVAFVAFVRWNGSVVLGAKEAHAVSLHFAQIMYFGIFSALVMAPLYFSFGETVNFFQSIWKNRPHSFFQVILALIAGFISVHFFSIAHPYLLADNRHYTFYLWRKIIKAYWPMKYVLVPLYVYSWLSICTRLGKNQRKIWVMGYFLATAAVLIPAPLIEFRYYTIPFFFLILHSHNNDIQSWVLMGSLYVALNVFTMAMFLCRPFYWDHDLGTQRFIW; from the exons ATGGGAAGAGTAGCAGTTGCAGTGATGGTGAGCTTGTGGGTCATTCCCATTTCTATCCTCGTCAATCGAATTGTGCCTGAACCCTACATG GACGAGATATTCCACATACCTCAGGCTCAACAGTACTGCAAAGGAAATTTCAGAAGCTGGGATCCCATGATTACTACTCCTCCTGGCCT GTACTATCTTTCACTTGCCCATGTTACTTCTCTGTTTCCAGGCTTGTCATACTTAAATGGAGCCTCCTCAATTTTTGAAGTGTGCTCCCCTGTTATCCTTCGATCTGTAAATGGTGTTTTGGCAGTAATATGTAGTATTCTTCTGTATGAGATTATAACCCTGTTGAGACCAGCTCTTGATGATAGAAAAGCTACATTTTACGCTGTCGTCCTTTCCATGTACCCTCTCCATTGGTTCTTCACGTTTCTCTATTATACAGATGTTGCATCACTTACTGCTGTGCTTGCTATGTATCTTGCTTGTTTGAGGAAGAATTACTGGTTCAGCGGAttg CTTGGTGCGTTGGCAGTGGTCATTCGACAAACAAATATTATATGGATGCTTTTTGTTGCGAGCAGTGAGGTTATAAATATTACTTTAGGCCAACAAAGAGACAAAGTAGACATCGATGATGCCAGTGTCTCCATCAGGAAGAATGGTCAGCAGGCTCCTGAAAATAATGCCATTTTGAGCTCAAACCTGAGAAAGAGAAAGATCAGTAGCAAAGTAGATACTAGTGCACAGTCAACTCACACTACAAGTGCCTCTTCAAGAATAAGCACCTCAG GATTGGTTGATGATATTATTGCTGTATGTTTAACAAGTTTGCGTATGAAGAAGAAGCTTTTTGTTGGTTTTGCCCCCTTTATTATCGTATTGGTAGCATTTGTTGCTTTTGTCCGCTGGAATGGGAGTGTAGTTCTTG GTGCAAAAGAAGCTCATGCAGTTTCATTACATTTTGCACAGATCATGTACTTTGGTATATTTTCTGCTCTTGTTATGGCTCCCCTCTATTTCAGTTTTGGAGAAACTGTAAATTTCTTCCAATCAATATGGAAGAATAGGCCCCATAGTTTCTTTCAAGTGATTTTGGCACTTATTGCTGGCTTCATCTCTGTTCATTTCTTCAG CATCGCGCATCCATATCTTCTTGCTGATAATCGGCACTACACCTTCTATCTATGGCGGAAGATTATCAAAGCTTATTGGCCAATGAAATACGTCCTGGTTCCGCTATATGTTTATTCATGGCTTTCCATCTGCACCAGATTGG GGAAAAATCAGAGGAAGATTTGGGTGATGGGTTATTTTTTGGCCACTGCTGCAGTTCTGATCCCTGCTCCACTGATTGAGTTCAGATACTACACCATCCCATTCTTTTTCTTGATTCTTCATTCCCATAATAATGATATCCAAAGCTGGGTTCTGATGGGTTCTTTGTATGTGGCCCTCAATGTATTCACAATGGCCATGTTCTTGTGTAGGCCATTCTACTGGGACCATGACCTTGGGACCCAAAGGTTTATATGGTAG